One Babylonia areolata isolate BAREFJ2019XMU chromosome 20, ASM4173473v1, whole genome shotgun sequence DNA segment encodes these proteins:
- the LOC143294677 gene encoding LOW QUALITY PROTEIN: exosome complex exonuclease RRP44-like (The sequence of the model RefSeq protein was modified relative to this genomic sequence to represent the inferred CDS: deleted 2 bases in 2 codons) — protein sequence MLTSKVFIKKTKRGSVMKIVREHYLRDDVTCGSLACGSCEHPKNEKPPLVEAPESRSSLCKKRHYLLPDTNVVLHQIDVIEDPSVTNVIILQTVLDEVRHRSLPAFKRLKDMVVNPDKHFYVFSNEFNKDTYVEREPGESANDRNDRAIRTAAEWYMQHLCKPGVVLLTNDSENKDKAVDAGLLAYTVSDYVRSLKDAGSLIDRLTNPLSKIAVQGNKVLYPEHLPLSAIQMGIKSGRYKQGGFLASRENYLEANISVEGMDKMVFVQGMINLNRAVDGDTVAIEMLPKSEWSCPSSLVLVDREEQQKEEDDIDENEKEMKNTVPEELRQPTGRVVGIIKRKWRQYCGILQPSILKEATRHLFLAAEKKIPKIRIETRQAANLTGKRIIVAIDSWPRTSRYPLGHFVRELGNVGDKEAENEVLLLEHDVPHSNFSQAVLSCLPKLPWIITPEDEEKRTNLRHLDICSVDPPGCTDIDDALHCRRLDNGNLEVGVHIADVSHFIRPNTAIDKEAASRGTTVYLTDQRIDMVPELLSSNLCSLRSNVDRFAFSVLWEMTDEAELVGEPQFMKSIIFSKASLTYAEAQMKIDDPNLNDSLTVSLRNLNKLAKILKKRRIDAGALSLASTEVRFHVDSETHDPIDVQVKELRDTNSMVEVFMLLANITVAQKIKDEFPHCACLRRHPRPPPSNFEPLIKAAKSKGLQVNVSSGKELSESLDAAVFRRTRSSNTMLRIMTTRCMMQAVYFCSGMLPEEEFAHYGLAAPIYTHYTSPIRRYSDIIVHRLLAAAINADVSYPELMDKHKTQMVCNNLNYRHKMAQYAGRASVNLHTQLFFKKRVQDEEGYVLFVRKNALQILIPKYGLEGTLFLNAPDKGSASLFTYDEEENTQTVGDVVFHVFDRVVVQLSIDRSNVQHMKLLVNLVTPKVPGFSVPPAKEGQTTEQPPAKMRKK from the exons ATGCTGACGTCGAAAGTGttcatcaagaaaacaaaacgaggGAGTGTTATGAAGATCGTCCGAGAACACTACCTACGAGACGATGTTACGTGTGGTTCTCTAGCATGTGGTTCATGCGAACATCCTAAAAATGAGAAACCACCTTTGGTTGAAGCTCCTGAAAGTCGCAGTAGTTTGTGTAAAAAACGGCATTACCTTTTGCCGGATACCAACGTTGTTCTGCATCAG ATTGATGTCATTGAGGATCCATCTGTGACAAATGTAATAATTCTGCAAACAGTCCTTGATGAG GTGAGACACAGAAGTTTGCCTGCATTCAAACGCCTGAAGGATATGGTGGTCAACCCGGACAAGCACTTTTATGTTTTCTCCAATGAATTCAACAA AGACACgtatgtggagagagagccaGGAGAGTCGGCCAATGACCGCAACGACCGCGCGATCCGAACGGCAGCAGAGTGGTACATGCAGCATCTCTGTAAGCCGGGCGTGGTTCTCCTGACAAATGATTCAGAGAACAAGGACAAGGCTGTGGATGCTGGACTTCTGGCGTATACTG TGTCTGATTACGTGAGAAGCTTGAAAGACGCTGGGTCACTGATTGACAGACTGACCAACCCTTTGTCAAAGATT GCCGTCCAGGGGAACAAGGTGCTGTACCCAGAACACCTGCCTCTGTCAGCGATTCAGATGGGCATCAAATCCGGCCGCTACAAACAGGGAGGCTTCCTGGCCAGCCGGGAAAACTACCTGGAAGCGAACATCTCTGTTGAAGGCATGGACAAAATG GTGTTTGTGCAAGGCATGATCAACCTGAACCGGGCGGTGGATGGTGACACGGTAGCCATTGAGATGCTACCGAAAAGCGAGTGGAGCTGTCCGTCATCGCTGGTGCTTGTCGACCgggaggagcagcagaaggaggaggacgacatcGATGAAAAT gaaaAAGAGATGAAGAACACTGTTCCTGAGGAGCTCCGACAGCCGACAGGACGTGTGGTGGGAATCATAAAGCGTAAATGGAGGCAGTACTGTGGTATCCTTCAGCCTTCAATCCtcaaagag GCTACCAGACATCTGTTCCTCGCAGCAGAAAAGAAGATTCCCAAGATTCGCATAGAGACTCGCCAAGCAGCCAACCTGACAGGGAAGCGCATCATCGTCGCCATTGACTCGTGGCCACGGACCTCCAGATATCCTCTG gGCCACTTTGTGCGGGAGCTGGGCAATGTGGGAGATAAGGAGGCAGAGAATGAGGTGCTGCTTCTGGAGCACGACGTGCCGCACAGCAACTTCTCCCAGGCCGTGCTCAGCTGTCTGCCCAAACTGCCCTGGATCATCACCCCAGAG GACGAGGAGAAGCGAACCAACCTGCGTCACCTGGACATATGCAGTGTGGACCCCCCGGGCTGCACAGACATTGATGACGCCCTGCACTGCAGGCGTCTGGACAACGGGAACTTGGAG gtggGTGTCCACATTGCAGACGTGAGTCACTTCATCCGCCCCAACACTGCCATTGACAAGGAGGCGGCCAGCAGAGGTACCACTGTGTACCTCACCGATCag CGCATTGACATGGTTCCAGAACTGCTCAGCTCCAATTTGTGTTCCCTTCGCAGCAACGTGGACAG GTTTGCCTTCTCTGTGCTGTGGGAAATGACCGATGAAGCAGAGCTGGTGGGTGAGCCGCAGTTCATGAAAAGCATTATTTTCTCCAAG GCCTCTCTGACCTATGCCGAAGCACAGATGAAGATCGATGACCCCAACCTGAACGATTCCCTCACCGTCAGTTTGAGGAACCTCAACAAACTGGCCAAGATTCTCAAGAAACGCAGGATTGATGCTGG tgcctTGAGTTTGGCCTCCACTGAAGTTCGATTCCACGTTGACAGCGAGACGCATGACCCCATTGACGTGCAGGTTAAGGAACTGAG GGACACCAACTCGATGGTGGAGGTGTTCATGTTGCTGGCCAACATCACTGTGGCCCAGAAGATCAAGGACGAGTTCCCCCACTGCGCCTGTCTGCGCCGC CAcccgcgccccccaccctccaactttGAACCCCTCATCAAGGCCGCCAAGTCCAAG GGTCTGCAGGTCAACGTGTCATCGGGCAAGGAGCTGTCGGAGAGCCTGGACGCGGCGGTGTTCCGGAGAACCCGTTCTTCCAACACGATGCTGCGCATCATGACCACGCGCTGCATGATGCAGGCCGTT TACTTCTGCAGCGGCATGCTGCCTGAGGAGGAGTTCGCCCACTACGGGCTGGCCGCCCCCATCTACACCCACTACACCTCCCCCATCAGAAG GTACTCTGACATCATCGTACACAGGCTTCTGGCTGCAGCAATAAACGCTGACGTCTCCTACCCTGAACTGAtggacaaacacaaaacacag ATGGTGTGCAACAACCTGAACTACCGTCACAAGATGGCTCAGTACGCTGGACGAGCCTCAGTCAACCTTCACACACAG CTGTTCTTCAAGAAGCGGGTTCAGGACGAGGAGGGTTATGTGCTGTTCGTCAGGAAGAACGCCCTGCAGATCCTTATACCAAAGTACGGGTTGGAGGGAACGCTCTTCCTGAATGCTCCTGACAAGGGGAGCGCCAGTCTCTTCACCTACGATGAGGAG GAGAACACTCAGACAGTGGGGGACGTCGTGTTTCATGTGTTTGATCGAGTCGTCGTGCAGCTGTCCATCGACCGCTCCAACGTCCAGCACATGAAGCTGTTGGTCAACCTGGTCACACCTAAG